A region from the Marinobacter sp. SS13-12 genome encodes:
- a CDS encoding biopolymer transporter ExbD, with translation MRRKHRRLASNPELDITPFLNLMIVLVPVLLLGMVFSQIRMIELNFPGMEAGEAPEADELRLVVALIPDGLEVLDSERGVIRTLPLVEGEQDFDGLRETLKQVKQRVPDKTDIVLEVGPEIDYQTLVTTMDTLRSYQAVVAASVVEGELFPDVALADAPENRALSDTGEGV, from the coding sequence ATGAGACGAAAGCATCGCAGGCTCGCCAGCAATCCGGAACTGGACATCACGCCGTTCCTGAATCTTATGATCGTGCTGGTACCGGTTTTGCTGCTGGGCATGGTGTTCAGCCAGATCCGGATGATTGAGCTGAACTTCCCGGGCATGGAAGCCGGTGAGGCACCGGAGGCCGACGAGTTGCGGCTGGTGGTTGCCCTGATACCGGACGGACTGGAAGTGCTGGACAGCGAGCGCGGCGTCATCCGGACGCTGCCACTGGTGGAAGGTGAGCAGGATTTCGACGGCTTGCGGGAAACCCTGAAACAGGTCAAGCAACGGGTGCCGGACAAGACGGATATCGTCCTTGAGGTCGGCCCGGAGATCGATTACCAGACACTGGTGACAACCATGGACACGCTTCGTTCCTACCAGGCCGTAGTAGCCGCCAGCGTGGTGGAAGGAGAGCTGTTTCCGGATGTTGCCCTGGCTGACGCTCCTGAAAACCGGGCACTGTCGGATACCGGGGAGGGCGTATGA
- a CDS encoding biopolymer transporter ExbD, producing MKTSRRARRMQRHYGRMHRPGGLNLVSLMDIFTILVFFLMVSSSDVKVMQNTADVPLPESTAENDAVESMMVQVIGRSILVQGREVATLDSIETGDKTIGGLAEELAWVRNRRGEVPEQGHEVTIMAGRSTDYRLLRKIMQTCIDEDFRQVRLAVESTKEVGSG from the coding sequence ATGAAAACATCCCGTCGCGCCCGCCGGATGCAGCGCCACTACGGGCGCATGCATCGGCCCGGTGGCCTGAACCTGGTCTCGCTGATGGATATCTTCACTATTCTGGTGTTCTTTCTGATGGTGAGCTCCTCCGACGTGAAGGTGATGCAGAATACGGCTGATGTACCTTTGCCGGAATCCACTGCAGAGAACGACGCAGTGGAATCCATGATGGTTCAGGTGATTGGCCGGTCTATTCTGGTTCAGGGCCGTGAAGTGGCCACACTGGACAGCATCGAGACTGGCGACAAAACCATTGGCGGGCTGGCCGAAGAGCTCGCGTGGGTCAGGAATCGCAGGGGAGAGGTGCCGGAGCAGGGGCATGAGGTAACCATTATGGCCGGCCGTTCGACGGATTACCGACTGCTTCGAAAGATCATGCAGACCTGTATTGACGAAGATTTCCGGCAGGTGCGGCTCGCGGTGGAGTCAACAAAGGAGGTGGGCAGTGGCTGA
- a CDS encoding beta-ketoacyl-ACP synthase III has translation MIRAVISGTGLYTPPATITNDELVEAFNAFVELHNARHADDIASGDVEPLQPSSSAFIEKASGIKRRHVIDKEGILDPERMCPNIPDRSNDEPSVQCEMSVAACNEALKQAGKSASDVDAVIVACSNMQRPYPAISVEVQDALGIEGFAYDMNVACSSATFGLQAAVNAVENGTARAVLVVSPEICSGHLNFRDRDSHFIFGDACTAILVERDADVAESQGFEILGTSLLTKFSNNIRNNFGFLNRGDESGINKPDKLFVQQGRKVFKEVSPLVAETILKQLSSLSLAPDDLKRMWLHQANLNMNQLIARKVLGRDADTEEAPVILDEYANTSSAGSIIAFHKHKDDFTAGELGVICSFGAGYSIGSVVVRRR, from the coding sequence GTGATTAGAGCCGTTATCAGCGGGACCGGGTTGTACACACCGCCAGCAACCATTACCAACGACGAGCTGGTGGAGGCATTCAATGCCTTCGTGGAACTCCACAATGCCCGTCATGCCGACGACATTGCCAGCGGGGATGTCGAGCCACTTCAGCCTTCCTCGTCTGCATTTATCGAGAAAGCCTCGGGCATCAAGCGCCGCCATGTCATCGACAAGGAAGGCATTCTGGACCCGGAGCGGATGTGCCCCAATATACCGGACCGCAGCAACGACGAACCGTCGGTGCAGTGTGAGATGTCGGTTGCAGCCTGCAACGAGGCCCTGAAACAAGCCGGCAAGTCTGCCTCTGATGTGGATGCGGTTATCGTCGCCTGCTCCAATATGCAGCGCCCGTACCCGGCCATTTCCGTGGAAGTTCAGGATGCCCTTGGCATTGAGGGCTTCGCCTACGACATGAATGTGGCCTGCAGCTCAGCCACCTTCGGCCTGCAGGCAGCGGTCAACGCTGTCGAAAATGGCACAGCCAGGGCTGTGCTGGTGGTAAGCCCGGAAATCTGTTCCGGCCACCTGAATTTCCGCGACCGCGACAGTCACTTCATTTTCGGCGATGCCTGCACCGCCATCCTGGTTGAACGGGACGCCGATGTAGCTGAAAGTCAGGGTTTCGAAATACTGGGAACCAGCCTGCTGACGAAGTTCTCCAATAACATCCGCAATAACTTCGGTTTCCTGAACCGGGGTGATGAGTCCGGGATCAACAAGCCGGACAAGCTGTTTGTCCAGCAGGGCCGGAAGGTGTTCAAGGAAGTATCGCCGCTGGTGGCGGAGACCATCCTCAAGCAGCTGTCCAGCCTGTCGCTGGCGCCGGATGACCTCAAGCGCATGTGGCTGCACCAGGCCAACCTGAACATGAACCAGCTGATTGCCCGCAAGGTACTGGGGCGTGATGCGGATACGGAAGAGGCGCCGGTCATTCTGGACGAATACGCCAACACCAGTTCTGCCGGTTCCATCATTGCTTTCCACAAGCACAAGGATGATTTTACCGCTGGCGAACTGGGTGTCATCTGCTCGTTTGGTGCCGGCTACTCCATCGGCAGCGTTGTGGTTCGCCGCCGCTAG
- a CDS encoding AgmX/PglI C-terminal domain-containing protein, with product MADRQNLPSGLPWGAEKGENRRFVLALLVMVAVFLPPAFLIPAMNLPEPERSEAEQIPPQLARLVEQPDPPEPVSLPEPEPEPQPEPEPAEPEAPEPDAPAQSVAETIEETPPPEPARTEPKQTVEQARETASRSGLLAMKDQLASMRTPEPDRVKTLSANVEAAGDARPGDLFGAEADPDTALAGSGGVSRESAPEADVAVAGHEVREVEVAQEAAPEPAPAPDSGPGKRAMSNIRQVFDAQKTALYSLYRRELRQDPTLEGKLMLELVIEPDGSVSRCEVVSSELNNDSLEQRIATRVRLFNFGEDDVESRTVRFPIDFLPG from the coding sequence GTGGCTGACCGTCAGAACCTGCCTTCCGGCTTGCCCTGGGGCGCGGAGAAAGGTGAAAACCGCCGATTCGTATTGGCTTTGCTGGTTATGGTCGCGGTTTTTCTGCCGCCGGCATTCCTGATTCCGGCCATGAATCTTCCCGAACCGGAACGCAGCGAAGCGGAGCAAATACCACCCCAATTGGCCAGACTGGTGGAGCAGCCCGATCCACCAGAGCCGGTGTCTTTGCCGGAGCCGGAGCCGGAACCGCAACCTGAGCCCGAACCGGCAGAACCGGAGGCGCCGGAACCGGACGCTCCTGCGCAATCAGTGGCCGAGACGATCGAAGAAACGCCGCCACCGGAGCCCGCCCGGACAGAGCCGAAACAGACCGTGGAGCAGGCCCGCGAAACCGCGTCCCGCTCAGGCCTGTTGGCGATGAAGGACCAGCTTGCCAGCATGCGCACGCCAGAGCCTGACCGGGTGAAAACCCTCTCCGCCAACGTCGAGGCGGCAGGTGATGCCAGGCCGGGAGACCTGTTCGGTGCCGAAGCCGACCCGGATACGGCTCTGGCAGGCAGCGGTGGCGTGAGCCGGGAATCGGCGCCGGAAGCCGACGTTGCGGTTGCCGGCCACGAAGTCCGAGAGGTTGAGGTGGCACAGGAAGCGGCGCCCGAGCCGGCACCCGCGCCGGATTCCGGGCCAGGCAAACGTGCCATGAGCAATATTCGCCAGGTATTTGATGCCCAGAAAACCGCGCTTTATTCGCTGTATCGAAGGGAGCTGAGGCAGGACCCGACCCTGGAAGGCAAGCTGATGCTGGAGCTGGTGATCGAGCCGGATGGCTCGGTGTCCCGCTGCGAGGTGGTGAGTTCCGAGCTGAACAACGACAGTCTGGAACAGCGTATCGCCACACGGGTACGCCTGTTCAACTTCGGTGAAGACGATGTGGAATCCCGCACGGTGAGATTCCCCATCGACTTTCTGCCGGGCTAG
- a CDS encoding MotA/TolQ/ExbB proton channel family protein has protein sequence MLETVVRFFQEGGPFMYPIALVLAVGLAITIERFVYLASVRRRNRLAFEKGILPLLRKRDYQRAMKAASNSDSAIASIMSAGIGRLLNNHPREDVEYAMEEGLMEVLPRLEKRTQYLATLANIATLLGLLGTIIGLIAAFTAVAAADPSQKASLLSESISVAMNTTAFGLMSAIPLLMFHALLQTRTNEIVDSFEMAGVKLLNIISEQTSPSPKQSAA, from the coding sequence ATGCTGGAAACTGTTGTTCGATTTTTTCAGGAAGGTGGTCCCTTCATGTACCCCATCGCCCTTGTGCTGGCGGTCGGCCTGGCGATCACCATTGAACGTTTTGTCTATCTCGCTTCGGTGCGGCGGCGAAACCGCCTGGCGTTCGAGAAAGGCATACTGCCGCTGCTGCGTAAGCGGGACTACCAGCGTGCCATGAAAGCGGCCAGCAATTCCGACAGTGCTATCGCTTCTATCATGAGTGCCGGTATCGGTCGGCTGCTCAATAATCATCCCCGCGAAGATGTTGAATACGCCATGGAAGAGGGCTTGATGGAAGTGTTGCCGCGACTGGAGAAACGCACCCAGTACCTGGCCACACTGGCCAATATTGCCACCTTGCTGGGACTGCTTGGCACCATCATCGGCCTGATAGCCGCCTTCACGGCGGTCGCCGCCGCGGACCCGTCACAGAAGGCGTCCTTGTTGTCGGAAAGCATTTCCGTGGCCATGAACACCACCGCCTTCGGGCTGATGTCGGCGATTCCGTTGCTGATGTTCCATGCATTGCTTCAGACCCGCACCAACGAGATTGTCGACAGTTTCGAGATGGCCGGTGTGAAGCTGCTGAACATCATTTCCGAGCAGACGTCGCCCTCACCAAAGCAATCCGCCGCCTGA
- a CDS encoding tetratricopeptide repeat protein codes for MRSLTMVPDAVRSLVLMFCLSVLVTGCASKPEPEPVVDSSAEAGELARQAWQAQQQGKTEEALARYRQAFNLDPGNAMTANNLALLLREQGRFGEAASMLRKGLEHSPDTEELHYNLAIISELYLLDLDTALRHYRRYSELADAEGKQVAGWIADLERRVE; via the coding sequence ATGAGGAGTCTAACGATGGTGCCTGATGCGGTTCGCTCCCTGGTGTTGATGTTCTGCCTGTCTGTGCTGGTGACCGGTTGTGCCAGTAAGCCCGAGCCCGAACCTGTTGTGGACAGCAGCGCCGAGGCCGGCGAGCTCGCCCGCCAGGCATGGCAGGCGCAGCAGCAGGGCAAGACTGAAGAGGCCCTGGCTCGGTACCGGCAGGCTTTCAACCTGGACCCCGGCAATGCCATGACGGCCAACAACCTGGCGTTACTGTTGCGGGAGCAGGGGCGCTTTGGCGAGGCAGCATCGATGTTGCGAAAAGGGCTGGAGCATTCGCCGGACACCGAAGAGCTGCATTACAACCTGGCGATTATCTCGGAGCTTTACCTGCTCGACCTGGATACCGCACTACGCCATTACCGCCGTTACAGCGAACTGGCCGATGCCGAAGGCAAACAGGTGGCCGGCTGGATTGCGGACCTGGAAAGGAGGGTCGAGTAA
- a CDS encoding long-chain fatty acid--CoA ligase, with amino-acid sequence MDFEQFYQDKYPAGVSRDVNLDKYTSMVDVFDQAVKKYADRPAFSAVGATLTYRDLDTQSRNFAAWLQNKTDLKPGDRIAVQMPNVSQYPVVVFGAMRAGLIVVNTNPLYTTREMEHQFNDSGAKALVVLANMANNAEKVLPHTSIEHVIVTEIADMHSPLKRTLMNAAVKHLKKMVPAYNLPQAHKLPAVLSAGSKEKFTPVECKKDDIAVLQYTGGTTGVAKGAMLTHGNLVANLLQVRPMMEDTVEEGKEVVVAPLPLYHIYSFTLNCGIMLEAGAHNVLIPNPRDIPGFVKELKNYKFTAFLGLNTLFVALCNNEEFQDLDFSGLKLTSSGGMALTSDTAKMWQRVTGCEISEGYGMTETSPVVTFNPSSAIQLGTIGLPIPGTEVKTIDDDGNETPIGEPGELCVKGPQVMRGYWQRPEDTQKSFTDDGFLQTGDIALIQEDGYIRIVDRKKDMIIVSGFNVFPNEIEDVVSGHPKVVECAAVGVEDAKSGEAVKVFLVPTAEGVTENELKEFCRERLTAYKVPKSFEFREELPKTNVGKILRRELRDEANNK; translated from the coding sequence ATGGATTTTGAGCAGTTCTATCAGGACAAATACCCCGCCGGTGTGTCCCGCGACGTAAACCTGGACAAGTACACCAGCATGGTGGACGTATTTGATCAGGCGGTGAAAAAATACGCCGACCGGCCTGCCTTCAGCGCTGTTGGCGCCACGCTCACCTATCGCGATCTGGACACCCAGAGCCGTAATTTTGCGGCCTGGCTGCAGAACAAGACTGACCTCAAACCGGGTGACCGGATTGCGGTTCAGATGCCCAATGTTTCCCAGTATCCCGTTGTTGTGTTCGGTGCCATGCGTGCCGGCCTGATTGTGGTGAACACCAACCCGCTGTATACCACCCGCGAGATGGAACACCAGTTTAACGACTCCGGCGCCAAAGCGCTCGTGGTGCTGGCCAACATGGCCAATAACGCCGAGAAGGTGCTCCCCCATACCAGCATCGAGCATGTCATTGTTACCGAAATTGCTGACATGCACTCTCCGCTGAAGCGTACGCTGATGAACGCGGCGGTAAAACACCTGAAGAAAATGGTGCCGGCCTATAACCTGCCACAGGCCCACAAATTGCCAGCGGTTCTCAGCGCCGGTAGCAAGGAAAAGTTCACTCCGGTTGAGTGTAAGAAAGACGATATCGCCGTACTGCAGTACACCGGTGGTACCACGGGTGTTGCCAAGGGCGCCATGCTGACCCACGGCAACCTGGTGGCGAACCTGCTGCAGGTGCGCCCGATGATGGAAGACACGGTGGAAGAGGGCAAGGAAGTGGTGGTTGCACCGCTGCCGCTGTACCACATCTACTCGTTTACCCTGAACTGCGGCATCATGCTGGAAGCCGGCGCCCATAACGTGCTTATTCCGAACCCCCGCGATATTCCGGGCTTCGTCAAGGAACTCAAGAACTACAAATTCACGGCTTTCCTGGGCCTGAATACCCTGTTCGTGGCGCTGTGTAACAACGAAGAGTTCCAGGATCTGGATTTCAGTGGGCTTAAGCTGACCTCCTCAGGCGGTATGGCGCTGACCAGTGATACTGCAAAGATGTGGCAGCGTGTCACCGGCTGTGAGATCAGTGAAGGCTACGGCATGACCGAAACGTCGCCGGTTGTCACCTTCAACCCCAGCAGTGCCATTCAGCTTGGCACCATCGGCCTGCCTATCCCGGGTACCGAAGTCAAAACCATTGACGATGACGGCAACGAAACCCCGATTGGCGAGCCGGGCGAGCTGTGTGTGAAGGGCCCGCAGGTGATGCGCGGCTACTGGCAGCGCCCCGAGGACACCCAGAAATCCTTTACCGACGATGGCTTCCTGCAAACCGGCGACATCGCCCTTATCCAGGAAGATGGGTATATTCGTATTGTGGACCGCAAGAAGGACATGATTATCGTGTCCGGCTTCAACGTGTTCCCGAACGAAATCGAAGATGTTGTGAGCGGACACCCGAAAGTGGTTGAATGTGCCGCTGTCGGTGTGGAAGATGCCAAGAGCGGCGAAGCCGTGAAGGTCTTCCTGGTGCCCACTGCAGAAGGCGTTACGGAGAATGAACTGAAAGAGTTCTGCCGTGAACGCCTGACCGCCTACAAGGTGCCCAAGTCGTTCGAGTTCCGCGAAGAACTGCCGAAAACCAACGTTGGCAAGATCCTGCGCCGCGAGCTCCGGGACGAAGCCAACAACAAGTAA
- a CDS encoding thioesterase family protein yields the protein MSVPGNLVSTISMPLRWGDMDAYGHANNTVFFRFFEEARITWLASLELGAENDPDGPIIIKTSATFLKELSHPATVEVRTYADKAGNSSLDTYHTLTDIESGELYAEGYAKIVWFDRTNRKSMALPDKLRALAAG from the coding sequence ATGTCAGTACCCGGAAATCTTGTCAGCACCATCTCCATGCCACTGCGCTGGGGTGATATGGACGCATACGGTCACGCCAACAATACGGTTTTTTTCCGCTTCTTCGAAGAGGCCCGCATTACCTGGCTGGCATCCCTTGAGCTGGGTGCGGAAAACGACCCTGATGGTCCGATCATTATAAAGACCAGCGCCACCTTTCTGAAGGAGCTTTCGCACCCGGCAACCGTCGAGGTAAGAACATACGCTGACAAGGCAGGCAATTCCAGCCTCGACACCTATCACACCCTGACCGATATCGAGAGCGGGGAGCTTTACGCGGAAGGCTACGCAAAGATAGTCTGGTTTGACCGCACCAATCGCAAGTCCATGGCCCTGCCAGACAAACTCAGGGCGCTGGCGGCCGGCTGA
- the hrpA gene encoding ATP-dependent RNA helicase HrpA has translation MTQAPPAQPANTPDSRAAVKAVLEQLDTCNQIEAARIHKLVARKKGHPGQKDLEKMAQWLDRGQARVRDRLALHKPATFPPSLPVSDRVDDIREAIEQNQVVIIAGETGSGKTTQIPKICMNSGRGIRGLIGHTQPRRIAARTVAGRIAEELGEQTGGQVGYQVRFTDTTSEQSRLKVMTDGILLSEVQHDRFLDRYDTLIIDEAHERSLNIDFLMGYLRQLLPKRPDLKVIITSATIEVERFSQFFNDAPVIEVSGRTFPVDIRYRPLTGDEDDRDQGWTDGVLRAMEEIEQHERAEKQPPGDVLVFLPGEREIRSLSKVLRHAELRHTEVLPLYSRLSNQEQNRIFQGHRGRRIVLSTNVAETSLTVPGIRYVIDTGVARISRYSVRSKIQRLPIEPVSQASANQRAGRCGRVAPGICFRLYDETDFINRPEYTDPEILRTNLASVILQMTTSGLGDIRHFPFLEPPDARLINDGYKLLEELGAVDDKRRVTGLGRTMARLPLDPQLARMLVTSSEQGSLAETLVIIAGLSVQDPRERPQDKQQAADQAHAPFNDKESDFLTFLNIWNFYEEQRQELSQNQLKKVCQKSFLSWMRMREWRDIHRQLTLICREQKLSLNKETASYEALHKAILAGLLGHVAVKLEKKEYLATRNRKVMIFPGSKVSKAGPKWIVAAEIVETSRVFARVVAKIEPEWIEPLAGHVVKHHYFEPHWEQKRAQVMGYEKISLYGLDIIPKRRIPYSKVDPAECRNLFIRHALVEGDYQSKAPFIARNRELLDTVENLERKTRRRDLLVEDEVLVDFYDQRLPADIVSGRHFESWWKQLSADELRNMELTESDILQRPVDEQAGALYPDYLEWEGVRYPLSYEFEPTSERDGVTLQAPVMALKQLPARRLEWLVPGLLREKCIALVKGLPKALRRNFVPVPDFVEAALENLQPSNEPLALQLGEQLRRMTGVRIDPDAWPQEELPRHLRMNLRVVDDAGKPIAEGRETEKLQSELEGRAEAALTSATQKQPGDEPARTSTGWDFGELPQSVRTEKGGMEVTVYPALEDQGDSVRQTRFLDRLTADDATRKAVARLILIRLGSRLDDIDRKLPHFKASALMFAPVGKARVLLDDLLLATAMQHFVPGDVPRDSTSFEQVFDAGRAEFIPALEEADERLHQAMTGYHGVMKQLKGKISLALANSMADLKFQLQNLVYPGFLVATPPEWLAHFGRYFEAASLRFEKMPRELGREREFLHTMEPLWSRYASKRDEQQRQGVRDPELVLYRWMLEEFRVSFFAQQLGTAVPVSVKRLDRQWEKTRI, from the coding sequence ATGACACAAGCCCCACCAGCACAGCCAGCGAATACGCCAGACAGCAGGGCGGCCGTAAAGGCCGTCCTGGAACAGCTGGATACCTGCAACCAGATTGAAGCAGCCCGTATTCACAAGCTGGTGGCCCGTAAAAAAGGCCACCCGGGGCAGAAAGACCTCGAGAAAATGGCGCAATGGCTTGACCGCGGTCAGGCCAGGGTCAGGGACCGCCTGGCGCTGCACAAGCCCGCCACCTTTCCCCCATCGTTGCCGGTATCGGACCGGGTCGATGATATTCGCGAGGCCATCGAACAGAATCAGGTGGTGATCATTGCCGGTGAAACCGGTTCTGGTAAAACCACCCAGATTCCCAAGATCTGCATGAACAGCGGCCGCGGCATTCGCGGGCTGATTGGCCATACCCAGCCGCGGCGAATTGCTGCCCGCACCGTCGCCGGCCGCATTGCCGAGGAACTCGGAGAGCAGACCGGGGGCCAGGTGGGCTACCAGGTACGCTTCACCGATACCACCTCCGAGCAGTCACGACTGAAGGTGATGACCGATGGCATCCTGCTGTCGGAAGTCCAGCACGACCGGTTTCTCGACCGTTACGATACCCTGATTATCGACGAGGCCCACGAACGCAGCCTCAACATCGATTTTCTGATGGGCTACCTGCGGCAGCTTCTGCCCAAACGCCCGGACCTGAAGGTCATTATCACCTCCGCCACCATTGAGGTGGAGCGATTCAGCCAGTTCTTCAACGATGCCCCGGTGATTGAAGTCAGCGGCCGCACCTTTCCGGTGGATATCCGCTATCGCCCCCTGACCGGTGACGAGGATGATCGTGACCAGGGCTGGACCGACGGCGTGCTGCGGGCCATGGAGGAGATCGAGCAACACGAGCGGGCGGAAAAACAACCCCCGGGCGATGTGCTGGTATTCCTGCCGGGAGAGCGGGAAATCCGCAGCCTGAGCAAGGTGTTGCGCCACGCGGAGCTGCGCCATACCGAGGTGCTTCCGCTGTATTCACGCCTCAGTAACCAGGAGCAGAACCGGATATTCCAGGGTCACCGCGGCCGGCGAATCGTGCTTTCCACCAACGTGGCGGAAACCTCCCTGACGGTGCCGGGTATACGCTACGTGATCGACACCGGCGTGGCGCGGATCAGCCGTTACAGCGTACGCTCCAAAATCCAGCGCCTGCCCATCGAGCCGGTGTCCCAGGCCAGTGCCAACCAGCGGGCAGGGCGGTGTGGCCGGGTGGCACCGGGTATCTGCTTCCGGCTCTATGACGAGACCGACTTTATCAACCGGCCGGAATACACGGACCCGGAGATCCTTCGCACCAACCTGGCGTCCGTCATCCTGCAGATGACCACCTCCGGGCTGGGAGACATCCGGCATTTTCCGTTCCTGGAGCCGCCGGACGCCCGCCTGATCAACGACGGCTACAAACTGCTGGAAGAACTGGGGGCGGTGGACGACAAGCGGCGGGTCACCGGCCTTGGGCGCACCATGGCGCGGTTACCCCTGGACCCGCAGTTGGCCCGCATGCTGGTCACGTCGTCGGAACAGGGCAGCCTGGCGGAAACCCTGGTGATCATCGCCGGCCTCAGTGTCCAGGACCCCAGGGAGCGGCCGCAGGACAAGCAGCAGGCCGCCGACCAGGCCCATGCGCCGTTCAACGACAAGGAATCCGACTTCCTGACGTTCCTGAACATCTGGAATTTCTACGAGGAACAACGCCAGGAACTGTCCCAGAACCAGCTCAAGAAGGTGTGTCAGAAAAGCTTCCTGTCCTGGATGCGGATGCGGGAATGGCGTGACATCCATCGCCAGCTCACGCTGATCTGTCGCGAACAGAAGCTCAGTCTGAACAAGGAAACCGCCAGTTACGAAGCGCTCCACAAGGCCATTCTGGCCGGCCTGTTGGGGCATGTGGCCGTCAAGCTGGAAAAGAAGGAATACCTCGCCACCCGCAATCGAAAGGTGATGATCTTTCCCGGCTCCAAGGTGTCAAAAGCCGGGCCCAAGTGGATTGTCGCGGCTGAAATCGTCGAAACCAGCCGGGTGTTTGCCCGGGTGGTGGCAAAGATTGAGCCCGAATGGATCGAGCCCCTTGCCGGCCATGTGGTGAAACATCACTACTTCGAGCCCCACTGGGAGCAGAAGCGCGCCCAGGTGATGGGCTACGAAAAGATTTCCCTGTACGGCCTCGATATCATCCCCAAACGGCGGATTCCCTACAGCAAGGTCGATCCGGCCGAATGCCGCAACCTGTTTATCCGCCATGCGCTGGTGGAAGGGGATTACCAGTCCAAAGCACCGTTCATTGCCCGCAACCGGGAATTGCTGGATACCGTCGAGAACCTGGAGCGTAAGACCCGGCGCCGGGACCTGCTGGTGGAAGACGAAGTGTTGGTGGATTTCTACGACCAGCGCCTGCCCGCCGACATTGTCAGTGGGCGGCATTTCGAAAGCTGGTGGAAGCAGCTCAGCGCCGACGAACTCCGTAACATGGAGCTTACGGAGTCCGATATTCTCCAGCGCCCGGTGGACGAGCAGGCGGGTGCCCTGTACCCGGATTACCTGGAGTGGGAGGGTGTGCGTTACCCCCTGAGTTACGAGTTTGAGCCCACCAGCGAGCGGGATGGCGTCACCCTGCAGGCGCCGGTGATGGCCCTGAAGCAGCTGCCTGCCAGGCGTCTGGAATGGCTGGTGCCCGGGCTGTTACGGGAGAAGTGCATTGCCCTGGTGAAGGGTCTGCCCAAGGCCTTGCGGCGAAACTTTGTGCCGGTGCCGGACTTTGTGGAAGCGGCGCTGGAGAATCTCCAGCCCTCCAATGAACCCCTTGCACTGCAGTTGGGCGAACAGCTGCGACGCATGACCGGAGTGCGGATTGACCCCGATGCCTGGCCACAAGAGGAGTTGCCCAGGCACCTGCGAATGAACCTGCGGGTAGTGGATGACGCCGGCAAACCCATTGCCGAGGGCCGGGAAACGGAAAAACTGCAGAGCGAACTGGAAGGCCGGGCGGAAGCGGCGCTGACGTCAGCCACCCAAAAGCAGCCGGGTGATGAGCCTGCCAGGACATCGACCGGGTGGGATTTCGGCGAGCTTCCGCAATCCGTCAGAACCGAGAAAGGTGGCATGGAAGTCACCGTGTACCCGGCGCTGGAAGATCAGGGTGATTCGGTGCGCCAGACCCGATTCCTGGACCGCCTGACAGCGGATGACGCTACGCGCAAGGCTGTGGCGCGGCTGATCCTGATCCGGCTGGGCAGCAGGCTGGACGACATCGACCGGAAGTTACCCCACTTCAAGGCCTCGGCGCTGATGTTTGCGCCGGTGGGCAAGGCTCGGGTGCTGCTTGATGACCTTTTGCTGGCAACCGCCATGCAGCATTTTGTGCCGGGCGATGTCCCCCGTGACAGCACGTCCTTCGAGCAGGTGTTCGACGCCGGCCGGGCGGAGTTCATCCCGGCCCTGGAGGAAGCAGACGAAAGGCTGCATCAGGCCATGACCGGCTACCACGGCGTGATGAAGCAATTGAAAGGCAAAATCAGCCTGGCGCTGGCCAATAGTATGGCGGACCTGAAGTTTCAGCTTCAAAACCTTGTTTATCCGGGATTTCTCGTGGCAACGCCGCCGGAATGGCTGGCGCATTTTGGCCGTTATTTCGAGGCCGCCAGTCTCCGTTTCGAAAAAATGCCCAGGGAACTTGGCAGGGAGCGGGAGTTCCTGCATACCATGGAGCCCCTGTGGTCCCGCTACGCCAGCAAACGGGATGAGCAGCAACGCCAGGGGGTTCGGGATCCGGAGCTGGTGCTCTATCGCTGGATGCTGGAAGAGTTCCGGGTATCCTTCTTTGCGCAGCAACTTGGTACTGCTGTACCGGTCTCTGTTAAGCGCCTGGACAGGCAGTGGGAGAAAACGAGGATCTAA
- a CDS encoding MaoC/PaaZ C-terminal domain-containing protein → MSDTLDTLENITYDELQEGDSATFVKTLTEDELVLFAAVSGDVNPLHLDSEFAADSAYHERIAHGMWSGSLISAALATVMPGPGTVYLEQSLTFRQAVKVDDTLTVNLKVLSKGRRNRVTLACDVRNQNDEKVVTGEAKVIAPTQKVSLSKPRLPKITIER, encoded by the coding sequence ATGAGCGACACCCTCGATACGCTTGAAAACATTACCTACGACGAACTTCAGGAAGGCGACTCTGCAACCTTCGTAAAGACACTGACAGAAGACGAGCTGGTGCTCTTTGCGGCGGTATCGGGCGACGTTAACCCATTGCATCTGGATTCCGAATTTGCCGCCGACTCCGCGTACCATGAGCGTATTGCTCATGGCATGTGGAGCGGTTCGCTGATTTCCGCTGCCCTGGCCACCGTGATGCCGGGACCAGGCACCGTCTACCTGGAACAGAGCCTGACGTTCAGACAGGCAGTCAAAGTGGACGATACACTTACGGTAAACCTGAAAGTGCTTAGCAAGGGGCGACGGAACCGCGTGACCCTGGCCTGCGACGTTCGTAACCAGAACGATGAGAAGGTAGTCACCGGTGAAGCCAAAGTAATCGCTCCCACCCAGAAAGTGTCCCTCAGCAAACCCCGGCTACCCAAGATTACCATTGAACGCTAG